A part of Schistosoma haematobium chromosome Unknown HiC_scaffold_59, whole genome shotgun sequence genomic DNA contains:
- a CDS encoding uncharacterized protein (EggNog:ENOG410YYW0~COG:O~MEROPS:MER0003620): MCTGSLVSTRAVLTAGHCVCSPLPVVRVSFLTLRNGDQQGIHHQPSGVVVAPGYMPSCMSARQRRPIKQTLSGFDIAIVSLAQLVNLQTGIRVLSLPQPTDIPRPGTPVFIVGYGRDDNDRDPQRKNGGILKKGRATIMECRHATNGDPICVKSGQNFGQLPAPGDSGGPLLPSPQGPVLGVVSHGVTLPNLPDIIVEYASVARMLDFVRSNI; this comes from the exons ATGTGTACAGGCTCATTAGTGTCAACAAGGGCAGTGCTCACAGCTGGTCATTGTGTTTGCTCACCGCTGCCAGTCGTTCGG GTTTCATTTCTCACACTGAGGAATGGCGACCAACAAGGCATCCATCATCAACCGTCTGGAGTGGTGGTAGCACCAGGATACATGCCCTCTTGTATGTCAGCACGACAGAGGAGACCAATCAAACAGACACTCAGTGGATTCGACATTGCAATTGTATCGCTCGCTCAATTGGTCAACTTACAGACTGGAATCAGAGTGCTCAGTCTGCCACAGCCAACGGATATACCGAGACCTGGAACTCCGGTTTTCATTGTTGGTTATGGAAGGGATGATAACGACCGTGATCCACAACGTAAAAATGGTGGAATTTTAAAGAAAG GTCGAGCGACTATAATGGAATGCCGACACGCGACCAATGGCGATCCTATTTGTGTGAAATCAGGACAGAATTTCGGACAGTTACCCGCTCCAGGTGACAGTGGTGGACCTCTCCTTCCATCCCCTCAAGGTCCAGTACTCGGTGTCGTATCACATGGTGTCACACTGCCAAACCTTCCCGATATCATTGTCGAGTATGCCAGTGTGGCTAGAATGTTGGATTTTGTACGCTCCAATATTTGA